From a single bacterium genomic region:
- a CDS encoding glycosyltransferase family 4 protein, with translation MKILIVSPFFPYPLDSGGKTRIFNIIDGLRKSHQITLISLITQEEDHHLRKLKNLWSNVTIYPVLYRGELNYFSKNLRRLIYVLQILNPFHFETITSKELSFAIQEILKKGNFDLLQIEFSQLACFLPKDIFIPSIIVAHDLAHITHYRRFLTTPHLVEKWKELKNWLNFKKQELCWLPKYDQCLVMSKNDQLILKKSLPRLSILVLPNGVDTSFYAKSKKNEENKITFLGGLLHPPNLTALQYFIKSIYPMIRDQINDFKFFIIGNPGEVKIEQFKIDSNVEYLGFVEDSRPYLSNSILVAPLLSGSGTRLKILEAMSMECAVVATTIACEGIEVTNLKDIMIADQPEDFAQKVVTLIKNKNLRKEIGKNARSLVEERYDWKIIIERYNQMLQELTLKKLD, from the coding sequence ATGAAAATCTTGATTGTTTCTCCTTTTTTCCCCTACCCATTAGATTCTGGAGGCAAGACCAGAATATTTAACATTATCGATGGCTTACGAAAGAGCCACCAGATTACTTTAATCTCTTTGATCACCCAAGAAGAGGATCATCATTTAAGAAAACTTAAAAATCTCTGGAGTAATGTTACTATTTATCCGGTCCTATACAGGGGAGAATTAAATTATTTTAGTAAAAATTTAAGAAGATTGATCTATGTTCTTCAAATTTTAAATCCTTTTCACTTTGAAACTATAACCTCCAAAGAACTCTCTTTTGCTATCCAAGAAATTCTAAAAAAAGGTAATTTCGATCTTCTTCAAATAGAATTTTCCCAACTCGCTTGTTTCTTGCCTAAGGATATTTTTATCCCTTCTATCATCGTTGCTCACGACCTCGCTCACATCACTCATTATCGTCGTTTTCTTACTACTCCCCATCTGGTAGAAAAGTGGAAAGAGCTTAAAAATTGGCTAAATTTTAAAAAACAAGAGCTTTGCTGGTTGCCTAAATATGACCAATGTCTTGTCATGTCTAAAAACGACCAGCTTATCTTAAAAAAATCCCTACCTCGCTTGAGTATTTTAGTTTTACCTAATGGAGTCGATACCTCTTTTTATGCAAAATCAAAGAAAAATGAAGAAAATAAGATTACTTTTTTAGGAGGACTTCTCCATCCTCCTAATTTAACAGCTTTGCAATACTTTATCAAATCTATCTATCCTATGATTAGAGATCAAATTAACGACTTTAAATTCTTCATTATTGGAAACCCTGGAGAGGTAAAGATAGAGCAATTTAAGATTGATTCTAACGTAGAATATCTTGGATTTGTAGAAGATAGCCGACCTTACTTAAGTAATTCTATCTTAGTAGCTCCTTTGCTTTCAGGAAGTGGCACTCGTTTAAAGATATTAGAAGCTATGTCTATGGAATGTGCCGTCGTTGCTACCACTATTGCTTGCGAAGGAATAGAAGTAACTAATCTTAAAGATATTATGATTGCCGATCAGCCAGAAGATTTTGCCCAAAAAGTAGTAACTTTGATCAAGAATAAAAACCTAAGAAAAGAAATAGGCAAGAATGCTCGTTCCTTAGTAGAAGAAAGATATGACTGGAAGATAATTATAGAAAGATACAATCAGATGCTTCAAGAATTAACTTTAAAAAAGTTAGATTAA